A stretch of the Nosocomiicoccus ampullae genome encodes the following:
- a CDS encoding YggS family pyridoxal phosphate-dependent enzyme, producing the protein MKDNFLKIKEEVNDQATIIAVTKYHSNEAAQEAYDAGIRNFGENRIEGFNEKLNALPEDKNMHFIGTLQSRKVKEVIDDLYYLHSLERESIAKRIEQYANHDVKCFIQVNVSGEESKHGLKPEDVREFVQTVSQYKHVKVIGLMTMAPETDDEEEIRNVFKSLRVLRDELNKEFEDITELSMGMSNDYKIALEEGATYIRLGSILMES; encoded by the coding sequence ATTAAAGATAACTTTTTGAAGATTAAAGAAGAAGTCAACGATCAAGCGACAATTATCGCTGTAACGAAATATCATAGTAACGAAGCAGCACAAGAAGCATATGATGCTGGTATTAGAAATTTCGGAGAAAATAGAATCGAAGGATTTAACGAAAAGTTAAACGCATTACCTGAAGATAAAAACATGCACTTCATCGGTACGTTACAATCAAGAAAAGTAAAAGAAGTTATTGATGACTTGTATTACCTACACTCTTTAGAAAGAGAATCTATCGCTAAACGTATTGAACAATATGCGAATCATGATGTAAAATGTTTTATACAGGTAAACGTTTCCGGTGAAGAAAGTAAGCATGGTTTAAAACCTGAAGATGTGAGAGAGTTTGTACAGACTGTCTCACAATATAAACATGTGAAAGTCATTGGTTTAATGACAATGGCACCAGAAACTGACGATGAAGAAGAAATTCGTAACGTATTTAAATCGTTAAGAGTACTTAGAGATGAGTTAAACAAAGAATTTGAAGATATTACAGAACTTAGTATGGGTATGAGTAATGACTATAAAATAGCACTTGAAGAAGGCGCAACATATATTCGTCTAGGAAGTATATTAATGGAAAGTTAG
- a CDS encoding polyphenol oxidase family protein — MFKNHKYYVGHHSDDLVFGYTKRTNGISNYPSESFNMALYIGDDSTNVHHHQSLLSEEIGFDRESFVMPVQGHDNHVYEVTKNDCGTNIDILTDNIHNIDALYTYDRDVLLAMNYADCTPIYIYSVENSFIGLVHAGWKGTKKEVLKKLLDHYDGDLNDLRVVIGVTINSDYYEVDDNVINETFKVPDHAVKRIGDGKYLLDLKAVNKTEALEYGIKEEHIHVTPLGTESDDFFSFRLEKGNTGRALGFIGRKTID, encoded by the coding sequence ATGTTTAAAAATCATAAGTATTACGTTGGGCATCATTCAGATGATTTAGTTTTTGGTTATACAAAACGTACGAACGGCATTAGTAACTATCCAAGTGAATCGTTTAATATGGCGTTATATATTGGGGATGACTCGACAAATGTTCATCACCATCAGTCGCTTTTAAGTGAAGAAATTGGTTTTGATAGAGAGAGTTTTGTAATGCCTGTGCAAGGTCATGATAATCATGTTTACGAAGTGACTAAAAACGACTGCGGGACAAATATTGATATATTAACTGATAATATTCATAATATCGATGCATTATATACATATGACAGAGATGTCTTACTTGCCATGAATTACGCAGATTGTACGCCAATTTATATTTATAGCGTAGAAAATTCGTTTATTGGATTAGTTCATGCTGGTTGGAAAGGTACAAAAAAAGAAGTACTAAAAAAACTACTAGATCATTACGACGGTGATTTAAATGACTTAAGAGTTGTCATTGGAGTGACGATTAACAGTGACTATTATGAAGTCGATGACAATGTTATTAACGAAACGTTTAAAGTACCAGATCATGCGGTTAAAAGAATAGGTGACGGTAAGTATTTACTTGACTTAAAAGCGGTGAATAAAACTGAAGCGTTAGAGTACGGTATTAAAGAAGAACATATTCATGTCACACCGCTCGGAACTGAAAGTGATGATTTCTTTTCATTTAGATTAGAAAAAGGCAACACTGGACGTGCATTAGGATTTATCGGGAGGAAAACCATTGATTAA
- the lspA gene encoding signal peptidase II, translating into MKAYRILPMSILGIVIVAIDQLTKFLVVKYMDYGASIPIIDNFLSITSHRNEGAAWGMLEGKMWLFYIITVFVIIMLLFFYKKEAKNDLLLQISLTLLIAGAFGNFIDRVLFQKVVDMIDTMIFSYDFPIFNVADSSLTIGVILMIIQIFSERGEANGN; encoded by the coding sequence ATGAAAGCTTACCGAATTTTGCCGATGAGTATACTTGGTATAGTCATTGTTGCGATTGATCAATTAACAAAATTCCTCGTAGTTAAATATATGGACTACGGGGCATCTATACCAATTATCGACAACTTTTTATCAATTACGTCACACCGAAACGAAGGTGCAGCGTGGGGAATGTTAGAAGGTAAAATGTGGCTATTTTACATTATTACTGTATTTGTGATTATCATGCTTTTATTCTTTTATAAAAAAGAAGCAAAAAATGATCTGTTATTACAAATCTCATTAACATTACTTATTGCAGGCGCATTCGGGAACTTCATTGACCGTGTGTTATTTCAGAAAGTTGTCGATATGATTGATACGATGATTTTCTCATATGACTTTCCGATTTTTAACGTCGCGGATTCTAGTTTAACAATCGGTGTCATTTTAATGATTATTCAAATCTTTTCAGAGCGTGGTGAAGCAAATGGAAATTAA
- a CDS encoding RNA-binding protein encodes MESLFQHFRKEEKEKIIFYYSKFEIASRDYYPVLLDFTDPRERKIIESISGRFSDIKVEYYGGGSDDNHERKRVLLVPEMLEVSRDDFEIETVELEYPEKFVSLSHRNILGAMMSIGVDRSKLGDIIISDKIEFAVDKNFFELFKRELTTIKNAPIELSEIPNDEFLEPVDETTKHSIIVSSFRLDVILSEVIKEGRSKSKNRVTREKVKVNHAIVTDPSFVVELGDIISVRGFGRFIVSDFIHETRKGKSRIEVLVYED; translated from the coding sequence ATGGAATCTTTATTTCAACATTTTAGAAAAGAAGAAAAAGAAAAGATTATTTTTTACTACAGTAAGTTTGAAATTGCGTCTAGAGATTATTATCCCGTACTTCTTGATTTTACTGATCCTAGAGAACGTAAAATAATAGAAAGTATTAGTGGACGTTTTTCTGATATTAAAGTTGAGTACTACGGTGGCGGTAGTGATGATAATCACGAAAGAAAACGCGTATTACTCGTTCCTGAAATGTTAGAAGTATCTAGAGACGACTTTGAAATTGAAACAGTCGAATTAGAATATCCTGAAAAATTCGTTTCGTTATCACATCGAAATATACTCGGTGCGATGATGAGTATTGGTGTTGATAGAAGTAAGCTTGGAGACATCATTATTTCAGATAAAATAGAGTTCGCTGTGGATAAAAACTTTTTTGAACTATTTAAAAGAGAATTAACGACGATAAAAAATGCGCCAATAGAACTGAGTGAAATTCCAAACGATGAATTTTTAGAACCGGTTGATGAAACGACGAAGCATTCAATTATCGTATCGTCATTTCGCCTAGATGTTATTTTATCAGAAGTAATTAAAGAAGGCCGTTCGAAAAGTAAAAATAGAGTGACGAGAGAAAAAGTAAAAGTAAATCACGCTATAGTTACTGATCCGAGTTTTGTAGTAGAACTTGGTGACATTATAAGCGTGAGAGGATTTGGGCGTTTTATCGTCAGTGATTTTATACATGAAACAAGAAAAGGAAAATCTAGAATCGAAGTATTAGTCTATGAAGACTAG
- the pyrR gene encoding bifunctional pyr operon transcriptional regulator/uracil phosphoribosyltransferase PyrR — protein sequence MKRTILDEQGINRSLTRMSHEILEKYKGSENIVLLGIKRRGEYLGNRMREKIETIEGHPVDGGTIDIQNFRDDTKRSENTDGLDTSINLNDKHVVLVDDVLQTGRTIRAAIDAVMFHHRPKTISLAVLVDRGHRELPIRPDFVGKNIPTSSEEDVVVQIEEVDGENSVSIS from the coding sequence ATGAAGAGAACTATTTTAGATGAACAAGGAATTAACCGAAGCTTAACGAGAATGTCGCACGAAATCTTAGAAAAATATAAGGGCAGTGAAAATATCGTACTTCTTGGTATTAAAAGACGCGGTGAATATCTCGGTAATAGAATGAGAGAAAAAATCGAGACAATTGAAGGACATCCTGTCGATGGTGGTACGATTGACATTCAAAACTTTAGAGACGACACAAAGAGAAGTGAAAATACAGATGGTCTCGATACAAGTATCAATTTAAACGACAAACACGTCGTACTTGTTGATGACGTACTACAAACAGGTCGAACAATTCGAGCGGCAATCGACGCAGTAATGTTCCACCACAGACCAAAGACGATTTCACTTGCAGTGCTCGTTGACAGAGGACATAGAGAGTTACCAATACGTCCAGATTTTGTCGGTAAAAATATTCCAACGTCAAGTGAAGAAGATGTCGTCGTACAAATTGAAGAAGTCGACGGCGAGAATTCGGTCTCAATTTCTTAA
- a CDS encoding cell division protein SepF, which produces MALKFIKDLFVIEPEEMDEIENDPVVYETKEKKTEKPNNVTAVNFTETTRNRKPKIEKTQARENTQSQQKKQKGAVDMSKIDTKVCLFEPYVFGETQDIADQLKNNRTALVNLTKLDKVSKKRIIDFLSGTVYALEGDIQKVGADIFLCTPNSVGVEGVISEKNDSDSM; this is translated from the coding sequence ATGGCTTTAAAATTTATCAAAGACCTATTCGTAATCGAACCTGAGGAGATGGACGAAATAGAAAACGACCCTGTCGTATACGAAACGAAAGAAAAAAAGACAGAAAAACCGAATAACGTGACTGCTGTAAACTTTACAGAGACGACGAGAAACCGCAAACCAAAAATCGAAAAGACACAAGCTCGTGAAAACACTCAGTCACAACAAAAGAAACAAAAAGGAGCGGTTGACATGAGTAAAATTGATACGAAAGTGTGCTTGTTTGAACCGTATGTATTTGGAGAAACTCAAGATATTGCGGATCAACTAAAAAATAACCGAACAGCACTCGTTAACTTAACAAAACTTGATAAAGTATCAAAAAAGAGAATCATCGACTTTTTAAGTGGAACAGTGTATGCTTTAGAAGGCGATATTCAAAAAGTTGGAGCAGACATTTTCTTATGTACACCGAACTCTGTAGGCGTAGAAGGTGTGATTTCTGAAAAAAACGACTCTGACTCAATGTAA
- a CDS encoding RluA family pseudouridine synthase, producing MEIKIDESNVNKRIDQLLTKEIEDSSRTEIQNRLKEGNIVVNDVVVKPNYKVKLNDVITVYEREIETVDITPENLNLDIIYEDKDVAVINKPSGMVVHPSAGHSSHTLVNGLLYQLESLSGINGEYRPGIVHRIDKDTSGLLMVAKNDVSHRELSEQLKDKTVDRRYVALVHGVIPHNKGTIDAPIGRNKEKRQQMAVVDDGKDAVTHFNVLERFLDYTLIEAILETGRTHQIRVHMDYIGYPIVGDPVYGRKSKFKTDGQLLHAKTVGFTHPTTKERLSFSSDLPKEFNSILEKIRFEKS from the coding sequence ATGGAAATTAAAATTGATGAAAGTAACGTAAATAAAAGAATCGATCAGTTACTTACAAAAGAAATAGAAGACAGCTCTCGTACGGAAATTCAAAATCGCTTAAAAGAAGGAAATATCGTTGTAAATGACGTGGTCGTTAAACCGAATTACAAAGTGAAGTTAAATGACGTAATTACAGTTTACGAACGTGAAATTGAAACAGTTGATATAACACCGGAGAATTTAAACTTAGATATTATCTATGAAGATAAAGACGTTGCAGTTATAAATAAACCGTCAGGTATGGTGGTACACCCGTCAGCTGGACATAGTAGTCATACGTTAGTAAATGGGTTGCTTTATCAACTAGAGTCATTATCAGGTATTAACGGTGAATACCGCCCAGGTATTGTTCATAGAATTGATAAAGACACTAGTGGTCTTTTAATGGTCGCAAAAAATGATGTGTCACACCGTGAATTAAGCGAACAGCTAAAAGATAAGACGGTAGATAGACGATATGTTGCGCTTGTTCACGGAGTAATTCCACACAATAAAGGGACTATTGACGCACCAATTGGACGTAATAAAGAAAAACGTCAACAAATGGCAGTCGTTGATGACGGAAAAGATGCAGTGACACATTTTAACGTTTTAGAACGTTTTCTAGATTACACATTAATCGAAGCGATTTTAGAAACTGGTCGTACACACCAAATTCGTGTTCATATGGATTATATCGGTTATCCGATCGTTGGAGACCCTGTGTACGGTAGAAAAAGTAAGTTTAAAACTGACGGACAATTATTACATGCAAAAACAGTTGGATTTACACATCCAACTACAAAAGAACGTTTAAGTTTTTCTTCAGATTTACCAAAAGAATTTAATTCGATACTTGAAAAAATACGTTTTGAAAAAAGCTAA
- the ftsA gene encoding cell division protein FtsA has product MKEQYYVALDIGSSSVKIVVGEKFHDGVNIIGTGQTFTDGVSKGMIRDFDLAKSGIIDTVKKAELIANIDIDEVFLKVPITNSNIIFETETLRFSGRDTEIDGELIEELLENIRFKEISEDQEIVTVFPVSFIVDDLHEVEDPKGIIARESLTVNAGIIAVDRTLFLNMGNCAAEAGLNIIDVTSDAYNYTHILTESEIELGSVVMDIGADLTQYAYYKDGALRYTGIIPAGGNTITQVIANEFNTDFHYANRAKEQYGHAFYDRAPEGERVVFPQNSKDEDLEISAKDLSDVIEVTLEDMFMEIFEDLARAGINDISGGFVVTGGTANMRGVRDLLLDIVSEKVRIHIPTQMGARKPEFSSAIATIESGIRFDELLDYVTIDNHESDYDEAEETIEEEKQSIFPSLFKERKEQNKNRDVAEVEEYYIEPSDETHEDDSYIENEEIIETSHEKDESPKEKEKSDFGGFMKKVFKNLFE; this is encoded by the coding sequence GTGAAGGAACAATATTATGTTGCCCTAGATATAGGGTCATCAAGTGTTAAAATCGTGGTTGGAGAGAAATTTCACGATGGTGTAAATATTATTGGTACTGGCCAAACCTTCACTGACGGTGTATCAAAGGGTATGATTCGAGACTTTGATCTCGCTAAAAGTGGAATTATTGATACGGTAAAAAAAGCAGAGCTTATTGCAAATATAGATATCGATGAAGTCTTTTTAAAAGTTCCAATAACTAACTCAAATATTATTTTTGAGACTGAAACGTTAAGATTCTCAGGTAGAGACACTGAAATCGACGGAGAGTTAATTGAAGAACTACTTGAAAATATTCGTTTTAAAGAGATTTCAGAAGATCAAGAAATTGTAACAGTATTTCCAGTTTCATTCATAGTCGATGATTTACACGAAGTGGAAGATCCAAAAGGTATTATCGCAAGAGAAAGTTTAACAGTGAACGCTGGAATTATAGCAGTTGACCGTACATTATTCCTAAACATGGGGAACTGTGCAGCAGAAGCTGGTTTAAATATTATTGATGTTACATCAGATGCATATAACTATACGCATATTTTAACTGAATCAGAAATTGAGCTTGGTTCAGTTGTAATGGATATCGGTGCAGATTTAACTCAGTATGCTTATTATAAAGACGGCGCATTACGATATACTGGTATTATACCAGCAGGAGGGAATACGATTACTCAAGTAATCGCAAACGAGTTTAATACTGATTTTCATTATGCAAATCGTGCAAAAGAACAATATGGTCACGCATTTTACGACAGAGCACCTGAAGGTGAAAGAGTTGTCTTCCCACAAAACAGTAAAGATGAAGATCTTGAAATAAGCGCTAAAGACTTATCTGACGTTATCGAAGTGACTCTTGAAGATATGTTTATGGAAATTTTTGAAGATCTAGCACGCGCGGGTATCAATGACATTAGTGGTGGATTTGTTGTAACAGGTGGAACTGCTAATATGCGCGGAGTAAGAGATTTACTACTCGATATCGTATCAGAAAAAGTGCGCATTCATATTCCGACTCAAATGGGCGCAAGAAAACCTGAGTTTTCAAGTGCAATTGCGACAATTGAGAGCGGTATTCGTTTTGATGAACTCCTCGATTATGTTACAATTGATAATCATGAAAGTGATTATGACGAAGCTGAAGAGACTATCGAAGAAGAAAAACAATCAATTTTCCCTTCTCTATTTAAAGAACGTAAAGAACAAAATAAAAATAGAGATGTAGCGGAAGTTGAAGAGTACTATATTGAACCATCTGATGAAACTCACGAAGATGATTCATATATTGAGAATGAAGAAATTATTGAAACGTCACATGAAAAAGACGAATCGCCAAAAGAAAAAGAAAAATCTGATTTTGGTGGATTTATGAAAAAAGTATTTAAGAACTTATTTGAGTAA
- a CDS encoding YggT family protein, whose product MDHSTGVNIVLTIYKFYTIIWPIFTWGFIIYILSSWIPGLRESSFGEMLGKVYEPLMEPLRKIIPPIGGMIDISPIFLIIIFQLFNYGMHHVFNALLNVVS is encoded by the coding sequence GTGGATCATTCTACAGGCGTTAATATTGTTTTAACTATTTATAAATTTTATACAATTATTTGGCCAATCTTTACTTGGGGGTTCATTATTTACATACTGTCAAGTTGGATTCCAGGCTTAAGAGAATCATCATTTGGTGAAATGCTTGGTAAAGTTTACGAGCCGTTAATGGAGCCATTACGAAAAATCATCCCACCAATCGGTGGTATGATCGATATTTCACCGATCTTTTTAATTATTATATTCCAATTATTTAATTATGGAATGCACCATGTATTTAATGCATTATTAAATGTTGTATCGTAA
- the ileS gene encoding isoleucine--tRNA ligase produces MDYKDTLLMPHTKFKMRGGLITKEPDMQKRWKEMDLYNKKLELNKGNEPYVLHDGPPYANGAIHMGHALNKIVKDIINRNKQMQGYFTPYVPGWDTHGLPIEQALTNKGVDRNKMSISEFRKKCEEFANKQVQGQMEGFMRMGIDGEWDNPYLTYKPEFEAAQVRVLKDMAERGLIYRGKKPVYWSPVSESSLAEAELEYKDKRSPSIYVSFKVENGNDVLEKGVNLVIWTTTPWTIPSNLAIAVHPDLNYVQFNYEGEAYVIVEDLIDTFLEEVEWDKDKVERTKEFKGSEIERVEAKHPLFDRTSLVILGDHVTTDGGTGLVHTAPGHGDDDYKVAQHYNLDILSPVDDKGVFTEEAGKYEGLYYDDANKVVGEDLDEAGALIKLKFITHSYPHDWRSKTPVIFRATPQWFASIENVREEILDALNDTKFQVEWNKERMYNMIKNRGDWVISRQRVWGVPLPFFYAENGEPIVDAEVMEHVGGLFETHGSNIWFEWDAKDLLPEGFTHESSPNGKFEKETDIMDVWFDSGSTHRGVLDERDYLTYPADLYFEGSDQYRGWFNSSLITSVATRGVSPYKELLSHGFVMDGEGKKMSKSLGNVVDPTKIMNQMGADIIRLWAFSSDFEEDVRISDDILKQVSDVYRKIRNTVRFLLGNLSDFNVETDKVAYDDLYDVDKYMYNKFSKFYNETRDNYDAYNYITIYQSLQNFINVDLSNFYLDYAKDILYIEKEDSRVRRSVQTVLFRILEDLTKVLAPVLVHTAEDIYDHSPNRTAESIHLTYFSDKEDVDEAVLKKWAQIMAVRDDVYKALEVARNEKVIGKSLDAKVTLTLPEGLDKDSINSEFTQLFIVSQVEIVDELEDGTEYANSTVKVEHADGEKCARCWNYKTDENLVTGKDDICDRCRSVVGEN; encoded by the coding sequence ATGGATTATAAAGATACGCTACTCATGCCGCATACGAAATTTAAAATGCGCGGTGGATTAATTACAAAAGAACCAGATATGCAAAAACGCTGGAAAGAAATGGATTTATACAACAAGAAACTTGAACTAAATAAAGGTAATGAACCTTACGTACTACACGATGGCCCACCGTATGCAAATGGTGCGATTCATATGGGTCACGCGTTAAATAAAATCGTAAAAGACATTATTAACCGTAACAAACAAATGCAAGGTTACTTTACACCATACGTTCCAGGATGGGACACACACGGTTTACCGATTGAACAAGCACTAACAAATAAAGGTGTAGACCGTAACAAAATGTCAATTAGCGAATTCCGTAAAAAATGTGAAGAATTCGCAAACAAACAAGTTCAAGGCCAAATGGAAGGCTTTATGCGTATGGGTATCGATGGAGAGTGGGATAACCCGTATTTAACTTATAAACCTGAATTTGAAGCGGCACAAGTACGTGTCTTAAAAGATATGGCAGAACGCGGGTTAATTTACCGTGGTAAAAAGCCTGTCTACTGGTCACCAGTATCAGAGTCAAGTTTAGCTGAAGCAGAGCTTGAATATAAAGATAAGCGTTCACCATCAATCTATGTATCATTTAAAGTTGAAAATGGTAATGACGTACTTGAAAAAGGTGTGAACTTAGTAATCTGGACAACGACACCTTGGACAATTCCGTCAAACTTAGCGATCGCAGTACATCCTGATTTAAACTATGTTCAGTTTAATTATGAAGGTGAAGCATACGTTATCGTTGAAGATTTAATTGACACATTTTTAGAAGAAGTCGAATGGGATAAAGACAAAGTCGAAAGAACGAAAGAATTTAAAGGTTCTGAAATTGAACGCGTTGAAGCGAAACACCCATTATTTGACCGTACGAGTCTCGTTATTTTAGGTGACCACGTAACAACAGACGGTGGTACAGGACTTGTCCATACAGCACCAGGTCACGGGGATGACGACTATAAAGTTGCACAACATTATAATCTTGATATTTTATCTCCAGTGGATGATAAAGGTGTATTTACTGAAGAAGCAGGTAAATATGAAGGGTTATACTATGATGATGCAAACAAAGTAGTTGGAGAAGATTTAGATGAAGCTGGTGCGTTAATTAAACTTAAATTCATTACGCACTCATATCCACATGATTGGCGTTCTAAAACACCAGTAATCTTCCGTGCAACACCACAATGGTTTGCGTCAATTGAAAACGTACGAGAAGAAATTTTAGATGCATTAAACGACACAAAATTCCAAGTTGAGTGGAACAAAGAACGTATGTACAATATGATTAAAAATCGTGGAGACTGGGTGATTTCTCGTCAACGTGTATGGGGTGTACCTCTACCATTCTTCTATGCTGAAAATGGTGAACCAATTGTAGATGCTGAAGTTATGGAACACGTTGGAGGATTATTTGAAACACATGGTAGTAACATTTGGTTTGAATGGGATGCTAAAGACTTATTACCAGAAGGGTTTACGCACGAAAGCTCACCAAATGGTAAATTTGAAAAAGAAACAGATATTATGGATGTTTGGTTTGACTCAGGATCAACTCATAGAGGTGTGTTAGACGAGAGAGATTACTTAACATATCCAGCAGACTTATATTTTGAAGGTTCAGACCAATATAGAGGTTGGTTTAACTCTTCACTGATTACGAGTGTTGCAACGCGTGGTGTATCACCATATAAAGAATTACTTTCACACGGATTTGTTATGGACGGAGAAGGTAAAAAAATGTCTAAATCACTCGGTAACGTCGTAGATCCAACGAAGATTATGAACCAAATGGGTGCAGACATCATTCGTTTATGGGCATTCTCAAGTGACTTTGAAGAAGACGTTCGTATTTCTGATGACATCTTAAAACAAGTGTCAGACGTTTATCGTAAAATCCGTAACACAGTGCGATTCTTACTTGGTAACTTAAGTGACTTTAACGTAGAAACTGATAAAGTCGCATACGATGATTTATATGATGTTGACAAATATATGTACAACAAATTTAGTAAGTTCTATAACGAAACTAGAGACAACTATGACGCATACAACTACATTACGATTTATCAATCATTACAGAACTTTATCAACGTAGACTTATCAAACTTCTATTTAGACTATGCAAAAGATATTTTATATATCGAAAAAGAAGATTCTAGAGTAAGACGTAGTGTTCAAACGGTTCTATTTCGTATTTTAGAAGACTTAACAAAAGTGTTAGCGCCAGTGCTTGTTCACACAGCTGAAGACATTTACGATCATTCACCAAACAGAACTGCTGAAAGTATCCACTTAACATACTTTAGTGACAAAGAAGACGTCGATGAAGCAGTACTAAAAAAATGGGCACAAATTATGGCAGTTCGTGATGATGTTTATAAAGCATTAGAAGTCGCTCGTAACGAAAAAGTAATCGGTAAGTCACTGGATGCAAAAGTGACGTTAACATTACCTGAAGGGCTAGATAAAGACAGCATTAACTCTGAATTTACTCAGTTATTCATCGTGTCACAAGTTGAAATTGTTGATGAATTAGAAGACGGTACAGAGTACGCAAATTCAACTGTAAAAGTCGAGCATGCGGACGGTGAGAAATGTGCGCGCTGCTGGAACTATAAGACTGATGAAAACCTTGTGACAGGTAAAGATGACATTTGTGATCGTTGCCGCTCTGTCGTTGGCGAAAACTAG